Proteins encoded by one window of Pan troglodytes isolate AG18354 chromosome 16, NHGRI_mPanTro3-v2.0_pri, whole genome shotgun sequence:
- the LOC134806979 gene encoding cation channel sperm-associated protein 2-like → MHCFRTSGRCLKSVASSAASISSFGCCLAPLSFESLTFRISGKSCMRRWQVGRFSSKLICSSGRSSRGEKNMSREALRSSHSKIDARGASQQRESLDLSEVSEVESNYGATEEDLITSASKTEETLSKKREYQSSSCVSSTSSSYSSSSESRFSESIGHLDWETLVHENLPRLMEMDQDDCVWPRDSLFQYFELLEKLQYNLEEHKKLQEFAVQALMNLEDK, encoded by the exons ATGCACTGCTTCAGGACGTCTGGAAGGTGCCTGAAGTCAGTCGCATCTTCAGCAGCATCTATTTCATCCTTTGGTTGTTGCTTGGCTCCATTATCTTTCGAG TCATTAACTTTCAGAATATCAGGAAAGAGCTGCATGAGGAGATGGCAAGTCGGGAGGTTCAGCTCAAAGCTGATATGTTCAAGCGGCAGATCATCCAGAG gAGAAAAAAACATGTCACGTGAGGCACTGAGGTCAAGCCACAGCAAAATAGATGCCAG AGGAGCTAGTCAACAAAGGGAAAGTTTGGACTTATCAGAAGTGTCTGAAGTAGAGTCTAATTATGGTGCCACTGAAGAGGATTTAATAACATCTGCATCAAAAACAGaagagaccttgtcaaaaaagaGAGAGTACCAGTCTTCCTCCTGTGTCTCCTCCACATCCTCTTCCTATTCTTCCTCTTCTGAATCCagattttctgaatctattg GTCATTTGGACTGGGAAACTCTTGTGCACGAGAATCTGCCCAGGCTAATGGAAATGGATCAGGATGACTGTGTTTGGCCCAGAGACTCACTCTTCCAATATTTTGAGTTGCTAGAAAAGCTTCAGTATAACCTAGAGGAGCATAAGAAGTTACAAGAGTTTGCAG TGCAGGCACTGATGAACTTGGAAGACAAGTAA